In the Geobacter sp. FeAm09 genome, one interval contains:
- a CDS encoding FAD/NAD(P)-binding protein, translating into MASDQYDVVIIGTGPAALGAAFHLTDKLPSLAILMIDKEAVCSGGLLNDCKQNYSYPIGFAQEYWTREEAERLLPLVEEKLRPAFKERHNLETYRRRAERIGVTLYDIRQAHVGTDQSTFLIRRLMAELAGRGVRILLKREVTDVRESGGGAELTIDGAERVRAGAVIMAPGRKGFGFLQRIMEQLGIPYIDNIVDVGIRVETRLANYPIVRDYYDPKFYFPERVRTFCTNSGHARVVLERYEDFSLVNGHALSEQKSGNDLVNFALLKTIGLKDPVRSGQQMALFLGRLAHEIGGGRPLMQRVGDFRMGKRSSAETFNDDLYSFRPTCPVTAGDLGLAVPAKIMRHLWAALKKLDTIVPGVLHPSTIMYYPEIKMYANKPTFIDAHFRVSPHLSMIGDGAGTSRGITGAWASGIRAAEGIVQARG; encoded by the coding sequence ATGGCATCCGACCAGTACGACGTCGTCATCATCGGCACCGGCCCTGCAGCCCTCGGGGCCGCATTCCACCTCACCGACAAACTCCCCTCCCTCGCCATCCTGATGATCGACAAGGAAGCGGTCTGCTCCGGCGGCCTCCTGAACGACTGCAAGCAGAACTACTCCTATCCCATCGGCTTTGCCCAAGAGTACTGGACCAGGGAAGAGGCCGAACGGCTGCTGCCGCTCGTGGAGGAAAAGCTTCGGCCGGCCTTCAAGGAGCGGCACAACCTGGAGACCTACCGCCGGCGCGCCGAACGGATCGGGGTGACCCTCTACGACATCCGCCAGGCCCACGTGGGCACCGACCAAAGCACGTTTCTGATCCGGCGCCTGATGGCCGAACTCGCCGGCCGCGGGGTCCGCATCCTGCTGAAGCGCGAGGTGACCGACGTGCGGGAGTCGGGCGGCGGGGCGGAGCTGACCATCGACGGTGCGGAGCGGGTCCGGGCGGGCGCGGTGATCATGGCGCCGGGCAGAAAGGGGTTCGGCTTTCTGCAGCGCATCATGGAGCAACTCGGCATCCCCTACATCGACAACATCGTGGATGTGGGCATCCGTGTCGAGACGCGGCTGGCCAACTACCCCATCGTCAGGGATTATTACGATCCCAAGTTCTACTTTCCCGAACGGGTGCGGACCTTCTGCACCAATTCGGGGCACGCCCGGGTGGTGCTGGAGCGCTATGAGGACTTCAGCCTCGTCAACGGCCACGCCCTGTCGGAGCAGAAGAGCGGCAACGACCTGGTCAATTTCGCCCTCCTGAAGACCATCGGGCTGAAGGACCCGGTCCGCAGCGGCCAGCAGATGGCCCTCTTTCTCGGCCGGCTGGCCCACGAGATCGGCGGCGGCCGGCCGCTCATGCAGCGGGTGGGGGACTTCAGGATGGGGAAGCGCTCCTCGGCCGAGACCTTCAACGACGACCTCTACTCCTTCCGCCCCACCTGCCCGGTAACCGCCGGCGACCTGGGGCTGGCGGTCCCGGCCAAGATCATGCGCCACCTCTGGGCGGCCCTGAAGAAGCTCGACACCATCGTCCCCGGGGTCCTGCACCCCAGCACCATCATGTACTACCCCGAGATCAAGATGTACGCCAACAAGCCCACCTTCATCGACGCCCACTTCCGGGTCAGCCCCCACCTCTCCATGATCGGGGACGGTGCCGGCACCTCCCGGGGCATCACCGGCGCCTGGGCCAGCGGGATCAGGGCGGCCGAGGGGATCGTGCAGGCGCGGGGGTGA